The Aggregatilinea lenta genome includes a region encoding these proteins:
- the kduD gene encoding 2-dehydro-3-deoxy-D-gluconate 5-dehydrogenase KduD has protein sequence MGLELFDLHGKVALVTGASRGLGQGMAVALAEAGADIAGLDRTPDCDETCALVEALGCRFLNLSVDLLAASVDDLRASVQQVVNELGRLDILVNNAGIIRRAPAMDYSEEDWDAVMDINLRAAFFLTQAAARVMREQGGGKVINVASMLSFQGGILVPSYTASKSGIAGLTRALANEWAGYNINVNAIAPGYMATDNTAPLRADAARSESILGRIPAGRWGTPADLKGIVILLASDAGAYMNGAIVPVDGGWLAR, from the coding sequence ATGGGGCTGGAACTGTTCGATCTACACGGAAAAGTCGCGCTCGTGACGGGCGCGAGTCGCGGACTGGGTCAGGGCATGGCCGTCGCGCTGGCCGAAGCCGGGGCCGATATCGCCGGGCTGGACCGCACACCGGACTGTGACGAGACTTGTGCACTGGTCGAGGCGCTGGGCTGCCGCTTCTTGAATCTGTCGGTGGACCTGTTGGCCGCCTCCGTCGATGATCTGCGCGCGAGCGTACAGCAGGTCGTGAACGAACTGGGGCGGCTGGATATCCTGGTCAACAACGCGGGTATAATCCGGCGCGCCCCGGCGATGGACTACAGCGAAGAAGACTGGGACGCGGTGATGGACATCAACCTGCGCGCGGCCTTCTTCCTGACGCAAGCGGCGGCGCGCGTCATGCGCGAGCAGGGCGGCGGCAAGGTGATCAACGTCGCCTCGATGCTGTCATTCCAGGGCGGCATCCTGGTGCCGTCCTACACGGCGTCCAAGAGTGGGATCGCGGGCCTGACCCGCGCGCTGGCGAATGAGTGGGCCGGATACAACATCAACGTGAACGCCATCGCGCCGGGCTACATGGCGACCGATAACACCGCGCCGCTGCGGGCCGACGCCGCGCGCAGCGAGTCGATCCTGGGGCGCATCCCAGCGGGGCGGTGGGGCACGCCCGCCGACCTGAAGGGCATCGTGATCCTGCTGGCTTCCGATGCGGGCGCATACATGAACGGCGCGATCGTGCCGGTGGACGGCGGCTGGCTGGCGCGCTGA
- a CDS encoding ABC transporter substrate-binding protein: MRKTMLSLILVAAAVLMVVAPQVGSTAQAQDERVLKLWHYESPTGAMGKAWDAAIAKFEETHPDVTVEFESRGFEEIRQTAPMILNSDEAPDIMEYNKGNATAGFLSQQGLLTDLTDVAIERGWDQILSPSLQTTSRYENGIMGSGAWYGVTNYGEYVMVYYNKDMFEANGVEVPTTLDEFEAVMQTFVDAGITPLAVGATEYPAQQIFYELVLSQADRDWVNAYQLYQGDVDFHDAAFTFGAEKMADWVSKGFIGEDATGIPAEDMGVSFENGEFPMMVSGSWWYGRFMEEITGFEWGTFLFPGTALNAGSGGNLWIVPTNAQNKDLAYDFIDITLSPEIQSILGNEGGIPVNADLDQIADPMVQDLISNFNTIIETDGIAFYPDWPAPGYYDVLVSGVQELIAGTMSPDEMLDFIADPYFEYRDSLDLG; the protein is encoded by the coding sequence ATGCGCAAGACAATGCTGAGCTTAATCCTCGTGGCGGCAGCGGTTCTCATGGTCGTGGCCCCGCAGGTTGGCAGCACCGCCCAGGCCCAGGACGAGCGCGTCCTCAAACTGTGGCACTACGAATCCCCCACCGGCGCGATGGGCAAAGCCTGGGACGCCGCGATTGCGAAGTTCGAAGAAACCCACCCGGACGTGACGGTTGAATTCGAGAGCCGTGGCTTCGAAGAAATCCGCCAGACGGCCCCGATGATCCTCAACTCTGACGAAGCCCCGGACATCATGGAATACAACAAGGGCAACGCCACCGCTGGCTTCCTGTCGCAGCAGGGCCTGCTGACCGACCTGACCGACGTGGCCATCGAGCGCGGTTGGGACCAGATCCTCAGCCCCAGCCTTCAGACCACCAGCCGCTACGAAAACGGCATCATGGGCTCCGGCGCGTGGTACGGTGTGACCAATTACGGTGAATACGTGATGGTCTACTACAACAAGGATATGTTCGAGGCCAACGGCGTCGAAGTGCCGACCACTCTGGACGAGTTCGAAGCCGTGATGCAGACGTTCGTCGATGCCGGGATCACCCCGCTGGCCGTCGGCGCAACCGAGTACCCCGCGCAGCAGATCTTCTACGAGCTGGTGCTCAGCCAGGCCGACCGTGACTGGGTCAACGCCTACCAGCTCTACCAGGGCGACGTGGACTTCCACGACGCGGCCTTCACCTTCGGTGCGGAAAAGATGGCCGACTGGGTGAGCAAGGGCTTCATCGGCGAAGACGCGACCGGCATCCCCGCGGAAGACATGGGCGTCTCGTTCGAAAACGGCGAGTTCCCGATGATGGTTTCCGGCAGCTGGTGGTATGGCCGCTTTATGGAAGAAATCACCGGCTTCGAGTGGGGCACGTTCCTGTTCCCCGGCACCGCGCTCAACGCCGGGTCCGGTGGCAACCTGTGGATCGTCCCGACCAACGCTCAGAACAAAGACCTGGCCTACGACTTCATCGACATCACCCTCTCGCCCGAAATCCAGTCCATCCTGGGCAACGAGGGCGGCATCCCGGTCAATGCTGACCTGGATCAGATCGCAGATCCGATGGTCCAGGACCTGATCAGCAACTTCAACACGATCATCGAGACCGACGGCATCGCCTTCTACCCGGACTGGCCCGCCCCCGGTTACTATGACGTGCTGGTGTCTGGCGTGCAGGAGCTGATCGCGGGCACGATGTCTCCGGACGAAATGCTCGACTTCATCGCCGATCCGTACTTCGAATACCGCGATTCGCTCGACCTCGGCTAA
- the kduI gene encoding 5-dehydro-4-deoxy-D-glucuronate isomerase produces MEIRYPFHPEHVRTFTTDQLRSEFLIDNLFSEGAINLVYSHIDRVITGGACPTNGALTLAGDPKELGAAYFLERRELGVVNVGGPGSVTVDGQRYTMQRLDGLYVGKGSQEVSFASDDDAQPAYFYLSSMPAHASYPTTHIPISDATPQHLGDISHSNERTIYKYIHPDGAKSCQLVMGVTLLEPNNMWNTMPAHTHVRRMEVYFYFDITDNNVVFHLMGEPSETRHLVVRNRQAVISPSWSIHAGVGTGNYAFIWAMAGENQTFSDMDPVAMDSLL; encoded by the coding sequence ATGGAAATTCGGTATCCCTTCCACCCGGAGCACGTGCGGACCTTTACGACCGACCAGCTCCGCAGCGAGTTTCTGATTGACAACCTGTTCAGCGAAGGCGCGATCAATCTGGTCTACAGCCACATCGACCGCGTGATCACGGGCGGCGCGTGCCCCACGAACGGCGCGCTGACGCTGGCGGGCGATCCGAAGGAACTGGGCGCGGCCTACTTCCTGGAGCGGCGCGAATTGGGCGTGGTGAATGTGGGCGGCCCCGGGTCGGTGACGGTGGACGGCCAGCGCTACACCATGCAGCGCCTGGACGGGCTGTACGTGGGCAAAGGTTCGCAAGAAGTCAGCTTTGCCAGCGACGACGACGCGCAGCCCGCGTACTTTTACCTGAGCAGCATGCCCGCGCACGCGAGCTACCCCACCACGCACATCCCGATCAGCGACGCGACGCCGCAGCACCTGGGCGACATCAGCCATTCCAACGAGCGCACGATCTACAAGTACATCCATCCCGACGGCGCAAAAAGCTGCCAACTCGTCATGGGCGTCACGCTGCTGGAGCCGAACAACATGTGGAACACCATGCCCGCCCATACGCACGTCCGGCGCATGGAGGTCTATTTCTACTTTGACATCACCGACAACAATGTGGTCTTCCACCTGATGGGCGAGCCGTCGGAGACGCGCCACCTCGTCGTGCGCAACCGGCAGGCCGTGATCTCGCCAAGCTGGTCGATCCACGCGGGCGTGGGCACGGGCAATTACGCGTTCATCTGGGCGATGGCGGGCGAAAACCAGACCTTCTCCGACATGGACCCCGTGGCGATGGACAGCCTGCTGTAG
- the carA gene encoding glutamine-hydrolyzing carbamoyl-phosphate synthase small subunit gives MDTFNSARLALEDGSVWPGTAFGATGTQPGEVVFNTSLTGYQEILTDPSYAGQIVVMTAPQIGNTGINVDDHEARQAFLSGLVVRDLSPRVSNWRSSATVPDWLAAQGRIGISGVDTRALTRRLRSGGTLKGVISTDAALSDADLVEQARRWPGLDGVDLVQAVSCVEPYNWTEPADPQWETARAESAPARFHVVAYDFGIKQNILRRLAAAGCRVTVVPALTPARDVLALHPDGVLLSNGPGDPSALPYAVEATQGLLGQVPVFGICLGHQLLGQALGGRTYRLKFGHHGGNQPVKHLPTGRVEISAHNHNFAVDPASLPPDVEVTHVNLNDDCCEGLRHRTIPALSIQYHPEAAPGPHDALPLFDEFVALMAARSGGEAE, from the coding sequence ATGGATACGTTCAACAGCGCACGGCTCGCTCTGGAAGATGGGAGCGTCTGGCCTGGGACCGCCTTCGGCGCGACCGGGACGCAGCCCGGCGAGGTGGTGTTCAACACCAGCCTCACCGGCTATCAAGAGATCCTCACCGACCCGAGTTATGCGGGGCAGATCGTCGTGATGACAGCCCCGCAAATCGGCAACACCGGCATCAATGTGGACGATCACGAAGCCCGCCAAGCCTTTTTGAGCGGGCTTGTTGTTCGTGATCTCAGTCCGCGCGTCTCCAACTGGCGATCCAGCGCGACCGTGCCGGACTGGTTGGCCGCGCAGGGGCGCATCGGCATCAGCGGCGTCGACACGCGCGCGCTCACCCGCCGCCTGCGGTCGGGCGGCACGCTCAAGGGCGTGATCAGCACCGACGCGGCGCTGTCGGACGCGGATCTCGTCGAGCAGGCGCGCCGCTGGCCGGGCCTGGACGGCGTCGATCTGGTGCAGGCCGTGTCCTGCGTGGAGCCGTACAACTGGACCGAGCCTGCCGATCCGCAGTGGGAGACGGCGCGCGCGGAATCAGCTCCGGCGCGGTTCCACGTCGTCGCCTACGACTTCGGCATCAAGCAGAACATCCTGCGGCGGCTGGCGGCGGCAGGCTGCCGCGTGACGGTCGTGCCCGCGCTGACGCCCGCCCGCGACGTGCTGGCGCTGCACCCGGACGGCGTGCTGCTCAGCAACGGTCCCGGCGATCCGTCCGCGCTGCCCTATGCGGTCGAAGCGACGCAGGGCTTGCTGGGGCAGGTCCCGGTTTTCGGAATCTGCCTGGGCCACCAGTTGCTCGGCCAAGCGTTGGGAGGGCGGACGTATCGCCTCAAGTTCGGGCATCACGGCGGCAACCAGCCCGTCAAGCACCTGCCCACGGGCCGCGTGGAGATCAGCGCGCACAACCATAACTTCGCCGTCGATCCGGCCAGCCTGCCGCCGGACGTCGAGGTGACGCACGTCAACCTGAACGACGACTGCTGCGAGGGCCTGCGCCACCGCACCATTCCCGCGCTGAGCATCCAGTATCACCCCGAAGCCGCGCCGGGGCCGCACGACGCGCTGCCGCTGTTCGATGAGTTCGTCGCTCTGATGGCGGCGCGGTCCGGCGGGGAGGCGGAGTAA
- a CDS encoding tagaturonate epimerase family protein, producing MSIDHLRGLEPYAASVTEQSGTTYSLVRDPASGQKWLAVQGDANGFEGGQAAGEGATLFPLTPPNAAALRARLPWLNPVPLELRTSAGFGDRLGLATPGHVQAVAGTGIAPIFAQQSVRENARTGRTPQEVIDDAMWGAFQAGWREDWGADADHLKRPEDIAPFVQAGYSFFTVDPSDYVDNAANADPVAVLREKVAALPWAELDTSEADLRARFLVRPFDLGTQSLAFDEETLLRAAAKYGGAVAHVKRMAGHLNAQMGSKPFDFEVSIDETDTPSTIHEHYYIAAEMRRLGIVWVSLAPRFVGRFEKGVDYIGDLAALDANLAGHAAVMHVFGGYKLSLHSGSDKFSVYPLAVRHAHGSVHLKTAGTSYLEALRVWAEIDPAAFREVLDFSRARYETDRATYHVSAQLERVPPTADLSDGALPGLLDQFDARQVLHVTFGSVLDQYGDALRALLRAHEDRYDAVLKRHFDRHLDLFSTSVTAD from the coding sequence GTGTCAATCGATCACCTTCGCGGACTCGAACCCTATGCCGCTTCCGTCACCGAACAGTCCGGCACTACGTACAGCCTCGTGCGCGATCCGGCCAGCGGCCAGAAGTGGCTCGCCGTGCAAGGCGACGCGAACGGCTTCGAGGGCGGACAGGCAGCGGGCGAAGGCGCAACGCTCTTCCCGCTGACGCCGCCCAACGCCGCCGCGCTACGTGCCCGGCTGCCGTGGCTGAATCCGGTTCCGCTGGAGCTGCGCACTTCGGCGGGCTTCGGGGATCGTCTGGGCCTCGCCACGCCGGGCCACGTCCAGGCCGTCGCAGGCACGGGCATCGCGCCGATCTTCGCGCAGCAGTCCGTGCGCGAAAACGCCCGCACGGGCCGCACGCCGCAGGAAGTGATCGACGACGCCATGTGGGGCGCATTCCAGGCGGGCTGGCGCGAGGATTGGGGCGCGGACGCCGATCACCTGAAGCGCCCGGAAGACATCGCGCCGTTCGTGCAGGCAGGCTACTCGTTCTTCACGGTCGATCCGAGCGACTACGTAGACAACGCGGCCAACGCCGATCCGGTCGCCGTGCTGCGCGAGAAGGTCGCGGCGCTGCCCTGGGCGGAACTGGACACGTCCGAGGCGGATCTGCGCGCACGTTTCCTTGTTCGCCCGTTCGATCTTGGTACGCAGTCGCTGGCCTTCGACGAGGAAACGCTGCTGCGCGCGGCGGCGAAGTACGGCGGGGCGGTGGCGCACGTCAAGCGTATGGCCGGGCATCTGAACGCGCAGATGGGCAGCAAGCCGTTCGACTTCGAAGTGTCGATCGACGAGACGGATACGCCCAGCACCATCCACGAGCACTACTACATCGCCGCTGAGATGCGCCGCCTGGGGATCGTGTGGGTCAGCCTCGCGCCGCGCTTCGTCGGACGGTTCGAGAAGGGTGTAGACTATATTGGCGATCTGGCCGCGCTGGACGCCAATCTGGCCGGACACGCCGCCGTGATGCACGTCTTCGGCGGCTATAAGCTCAGCCTGCATTCCGGCTCGGATAAGTTCAGCGTGTACCCGCTGGCGGTGCGGCACGCGCACGGATCGGTGCACCTGAAAACGGCGGGCACGAGCTATCTGGAAGCGCTGCGCGTCTGGGCGGAGATCGATCCGGCGGCCTTCCGCGAGGTGCTCGACTTTTCCCGCGCGCGCTACGAGACGGACCGCGCCACCTATCACGTCTCCGCGCAGTTGGAGCGCGTCCCCCCGACCGCCGATCTGAGCGACGGGGCGCTGCCCGGCCTGTTGGACCAGTTCGACGCGCGGCAGGTGCTGCACGTCACGTTTGGGTCCGTGCTCGACCAGTACGGCGACGCGCTGCGCGCCCTGCTGCGCGCCCACGAGGATCGCTATGACGCGGTGCTCAAGCGCCACTTCGACCGCCACTTAGATCTGTTTTCCACGTCTGTCACGGCAGACTGA
- a CDS encoding LacI family DNA-binding transcriptional regulator, with protein sequence MRRRTRITLDDVAREAGVSTMTVSRVINNSGRISAATRERVREVITRLDYRPSRAARALVTNQTLMIAAVVPDITNPYFAEIVQGIENVAWEQGYSVLLVNTDETFSRERTALNQIEDSTVDGLILCSPRLPDDELIPLIERHRFVVVVNRKVPEHLASVVKGHDDLILRATHAVEHLAASGRRRIGYLPLLRTKGVEPGEYLAVLEARGLESNPGWCTICLPTWEAGYAAGKDLLTAHPELDAVIGGNDLVALGVMRAALELGRHIPGDLAVIGGDDILLASQVTPSLTTFRVPKVETGAMAAHLLFKRMAGDTRYREHIYTEELIRRDSAP encoded by the coding sequence ATGCGGCGTCGTACGCGCATTACCTTAGACGACGTGGCCCGTGAGGCTGGGGTCTCGACCATGACCGTGTCGCGGGTGATCAATAATTCGGGCCGGATCAGCGCCGCCACCCGCGAGCGCGTGCGCGAAGTGATCACCCGGCTCGACTACCGCCCCAGCCGGGCGGCGCGGGCACTGGTTACCAACCAGACGCTGATGATTGCCGCCGTCGTGCCGGACATCACCAATCCCTATTTTGCCGAGATCGTGCAGGGTATTGAGAATGTCGCATGGGAGCAGGGCTACAGTGTGCTGCTCGTGAACACCGACGAGACGTTTTCTCGCGAGCGGACCGCGCTCAACCAGATCGAAGACTCGACTGTGGATGGTCTCATCTTATGCAGCCCGCGTCTGCCCGATGACGAGCTGATCCCTCTCATTGAGCGGCACCGCTTTGTCGTCGTGGTCAACCGGAAGGTTCCGGAGCATCTCGCCAGCGTCGTGAAGGGCCACGACGACCTGATCCTGCGCGCGACGCATGCGGTCGAGCATCTGGCGGCGTCCGGGCGGCGGCGCATCGGCTACCTGCCGTTGCTGCGCACGAAAGGCGTTGAGCCGGGGGAATATCTGGCCGTGCTCGAGGCACGAGGCCTGGAGTCGAACCCGGGGTGGTGCACGATCTGCCTGCCTACCTGGGAGGCCGGGTACGCCGCCGGTAAGGATTTGCTCACCGCGCACCCGGAGCTGGACGCGGTGATTGGCGGCAATGACCTCGTCGCGCTGGGTGTAATGCGGGCCGCGCTGGAGCTGGGGCGGCACATTCCCGGCGATCTGGCGGTGATCGGCGGTGACGACATCCTGCTCGCCAGCCAGGTGACGCCCTCGCTGACCACGTTCCGCGTGCCGAAGGTCGAAACCGGCGCGATGGCGGCGCACCTGCTGTTCAAGCGCATGGCGGGCGACACGCGCTACCGCGAGCACATCTACACCGAGGAACTCATCCGGCGTGACAGCGCGCCGTAG
- the carB gene encoding carbamoyl-phosphate synthase large subunit, with the protein MPKRTDIHTILIVGAGPILIGQAAEFDYSGTQAVKALKAEGYRVVLVNSNPATIMTDPDLADVTYIEPLTPDVLELIIAQERPDALLPTVGGQTALNAAVELADLGILDRYGVALIGASVEAMKLAEDRLLFQQAMNEAGLDVPQGGLASSLDEAQRIADGIGRFPLLIRPSFTLGGSGGGIVYNAGEFEEKVTFGLSESPVGSVLVEESVLGWKEYELEVMRDRADNFVVVCSIENIDPMGVHTGDSITVAPAMTLTDREYQRLRDQARAVMHAVGVETGGSNVQFAVNPADGRVLVIEMNPRVSRSSALASKATGFPIAKLAALLAVGYTLDELRNDITQTTVAAFEPSIDYVVAKLPRWAFEKFPGVDPALGPQMKSVGEAMAIGRTFKEALLKGLRSLELSRPPFPTPAVRVWDGDLASLGDARAERIWAVWEALRDGRTVDEVAAASQIDPWFVAQIADIATLEAQIAACGALDALPPDLLRAAKRTGFADEHLAALLSPGGDLTAVDVRARRAALGVLPTFHMVDTCAAEFESRTPYLYSGYETEDEAPPTDREKVIILGSGPNRIGQGIEFDYCCVHSAMAVRAAGYEAVMVNCNPETVSTDYDTSDRLYFEPLTLEHVLNVIQREQPLKGVVLQFGGQTPLNLAGALVAHGVPVLGTPPDAIAAAEDRGQFGALLAELDIPSPAHGMAASLAEARVVAREIGYPVIVRPSFVLGGRAMAIVYDEHALAGYVKAALEAAPGQSILIDHYLEDAYEVDVDAIADGERVVIGGVMQHIEEAGVHSGDSACVIPPYKISAYHLAHIREYTERMGLALGVRGLMNVQYAIKDDIVYMLEVNPRASRTIPYVSKAVGVALARMATRVILGETLADLGLIEEPRVDGFFVKEAVLPFKKFLGVDAILGPEMRSTGEVMGHASRFGLAFAKAELAAGLRLPMSGTVFLSVNDFDKSAALKLARDFKRLGFDLVATRGTAAFFVQAGLNVTVISKVSEGGPNVEDLIREGKLDLIINTPLGPDAHSDGMRIRTTAVRYGVPLLTTLSAAQAALNGIQALKAKDIRVRSLQMHHHTG; encoded by the coding sequence ATGCCCAAGCGAACCGATATTCACACGATCCTGATCGTGGGGGCCGGGCCGATCCTGATCGGGCAGGCCGCCGAGTTCGACTACAGCGGCACACAGGCGGTCAAGGCGCTCAAGGCCGAAGGCTACCGCGTGGTGCTGGTCAACAGCAATCCCGCCACCATCATGACCGATCCCGATCTGGCCGACGTGACGTACATCGAGCCGCTGACGCCGGACGTGCTGGAGTTGATCATCGCGCAGGAGCGCCCTGACGCGCTGCTGCCCACGGTCGGCGGGCAGACGGCGCTCAATGCCGCGGTCGAACTGGCCGATCTGGGCATCCTCGACCGCTACGGCGTGGCGCTGATCGGCGCGAGCGTCGAGGCGATGAAGCTGGCCGAAGACCGGCTGCTGTTCCAGCAGGCCATGAACGAAGCCGGGCTGGACGTGCCGCAGGGCGGGCTGGCCTCCTCTCTGGACGAGGCGCAGCGCATCGCCGACGGCATCGGGCGCTTTCCGCTGTTGATCCGGCCCTCGTTCACGCTGGGCGGCAGCGGCGGCGGCATCGTCTACAACGCGGGCGAGTTCGAGGAAAAAGTGACCTTCGGCCTCAGCGAAAGCCCGGTCGGCTCCGTGCTGGTCGAAGAAAGCGTGCTCGGCTGGAAGGAATACGAGCTGGAAGTGATGCGCGACCGCGCGGATAACTTCGTGGTCGTGTGCTCCATCGAAAACATCGATCCGATGGGCGTGCACACCGGCGACTCGATCACCGTCGCCCCGGCCATGACGCTCACCGACCGCGAATACCAGCGCCTGCGCGATCAGGCCCGCGCCGTGATGCACGCGGTCGGCGTGGAGACGGGCGGCTCCAACGTGCAGTTTGCTGTCAATCCCGCCGACGGGCGCGTGCTGGTGATCGAGATGAACCCGCGCGTCAGCCGCTCGTCGGCGTTGGCGAGCAAGGCGACCGGCTTCCCGATCGCCAAGCTGGCCGCGCTGCTGGCGGTCGGTTATACGCTCGACGAGCTGCGCAACGACATCACGCAGACGACCGTCGCTGCCTTCGAGCCGAGCATCGATTACGTGGTCGCCAAGCTGCCGCGCTGGGCCTTCGAGAAGTTCCCCGGCGTCGATCCCGCGCTTGGCCCGCAGATGAAATCCGTCGGTGAGGCGATGGCGATCGGGCGCACGTTCAAAGAAGCGCTGCTCAAGGGCCTGCGCTCGCTGGAACTCAGCCGCCCGCCGTTCCCCACGCCCGCCGTCCGCGTCTGGGACGGCGATCTGGCGAGCCTGGGCGATGCCCGCGCGGAACGCATCTGGGCGGTGTGGGAAGCGCTGCGCGACGGGCGCACGGTGGATGAAGTCGCCGCCGCCAGCCAGATCGATCCCTGGTTCGTGGCGCAGATCGCGGACATCGCCACGCTGGAAGCGCAGATCGCCGCGTGCGGCGCGCTCGACGCGCTGCCGCCGGACCTGTTGCGCGCGGCCAAGCGTACCGGCTTCGCGGACGAGCACCTCGCGGCGCTGCTGTCGCCGGGCGGCGATCTGACCGCTGTTGACGTGCGGGCGCGGCGCGCGGCGCTGGGTGTTCTGCCCACCTTCCACATGGTCGATACCTGCGCGGCGGAGTTCGAGTCGCGCACGCCGTACCTGTACAGCGGCTACGAGACCGAAGACGAAGCGCCGCCCACCGACCGCGAAAAGGTGATCATCCTGGGCAGCGGACCCAACCGCATCGGCCAGGGCATCGAGTTCGATTACTGCTGCGTGCACTCCGCGATGGCCGTGCGCGCGGCGGGTTACGAAGCGGTGATGGTCAACTGCAACCCGGAGACGGTCAGCACCGATTACGACACGTCCGACCGGCTGTACTTCGAGCCGCTGACGCTCGAACACGTCTTGAACGTCATTCAGCGCGAGCAGCCGCTCAAGGGCGTGGTCTTGCAGTTCGGCGGGCAGACGCCGCTCAATCTGGCGGGCGCGCTGGTGGCGCACGGCGTGCCGGTGCTCGGCACGCCGCCGGACGCCATCGCCGCCGCCGAGGATCGCGGGCAGTTCGGCGCGCTGCTGGCGGAACTGGACATCCCCAGCCCGGCGCACGGCATGGCCGCCTCGCTGGCCGAGGCGCGGGTTGTCGCGCGGGAGATCGGCTATCCCGTGATCGTGCGGCCCTCGTTCGTGCTGGGTGGGCGCGCGATGGCGATTGTCTACGACGAGCACGCGCTGGCGGGGTACGTCAAGGCCGCGCTGGAGGCTGCACCGGGCCAGTCGATCCTGATCGATCACTACCTCGAAGACGCCTACGAAGTGGACGTGGACGCCATCGCGGACGGCGAGCGCGTCGTGATCGGCGGCGTGATGCAGCACATCGAGGAGGCGGGCGTGCACAGCGGCGACTCCGCGTGCGTCATCCCGCCCTACAAGATCTCGGCCTACCACCTCGCGCACATCCGCGAGTACACCGAGCGCATGGGCCTCGCGCTGGGCGTGCGCGGCCTGATGAACGTGCAGTACGCGATCAAGGACGACATCGTGTACATGCTCGAAGTCAATCCGCGCGCCAGCCGGACGATCCCCTACGTCAGCAAGGCGGTCGGTGTGGCGCTGGCGCGCATGGCGACGCGCGTCATCCTGGGCGAAACGCTCGCGGATCTCGGCCTGATCGAAGAACCGCGCGTGGATGGCTTTTTCGTCAAAGAGGCGGTGCTGCCGTTCAAGAAATTCCTGGGCGTGGACGCGATCCTGGGGCCGGAGATGCGCAGCACGGGCGAAGTGATGGGCCACGCGTCGCGCTTTGGGCTGGCCTTCGCCAAGGCGGAGCTGGCCGCCGGGCTGCGGCTGCCGATGTCGGGCACGGTGTTCCTGAGCGTGAACGACTTCGACAAGAGCGCGGCGCTCAAGCTGGCGCGCGACTTCAAGCGGTTGGGCTTCGACCTTGTGGCGACGCGCGGCACGGCGGCGTTTTTCGTGCAGGCCGGGCTGAACGTCACCGTGATCAGCAAGGTCAGCGAGGGCGGGCCTAACGTCGAAGACCTGATCCGCGAGGGCAAGCTCGACCTGATCATCAACACGCCGCTCGGTCCCGACGCCCACAGCGACGGGATGCGCATCCGCACGACCGCCGTGCGCTATGGCGTGCCGCTACTGACGACACTCAGTGCGGCGCAGGCGGCGCTGAACGGCATCCAGGCGCTGAAGGCGAAGGACATCCGCGTCCGCAGCCTGCAAATGCACCACCATACGGGGTAA
- a CDS encoding LacI family DNA-binding transcriptional regulator, with protein sequence MPTMTDVAKRAGVALSTVSYALNGTRPISDETRQRIFDAIEELGYKPHALARGLASKRSRIIALLFPNSERGLGFTEFEFVTSAANAAKENQYSLVLWSYDMHDLPELLQLTQQGLVDGVVVMEVHQHDKRIAMLREMGFPFSMIGRSDDADGMGYVDIDFHQTMQDAIDHLAGLGHHTIAFVNQSESAFSAGYGPVVRSQVAFERITQERGLDGITQFCRTAPNAGYNAFNALIEAHPDLTAIISLNERAVPGILQAVAERGWSVPDDFSLVVVVSAAGMAEMIIPPLTALEPLTNDMGRRGVELLIHQLEGRAEADPQALIPCRLVVRSSTGPSPLIPARQRVTVSR encoded by the coding sequence ATGCCCACCATGACCGACGTCGCCAAACGCGCAGGCGTGGCACTGAGCACCGTGTCCTATGCGCTCAACGGCACCCGCCCCATCTCCGACGAAACCCGGCAGCGGATCTTCGACGCCATCGAAGAGCTGGGCTACAAGCCGCACGCCCTGGCTCGCGGATTGGCCAGCAAGCGCAGCCGCATCATCGCCCTCCTGTTCCCCAACTCAGAGCGCGGCCTGGGCTTCACCGAGTTCGAATTCGTCACCAGCGCCGCCAACGCCGCCAAAGAGAACCAGTACAGCCTCGTGCTGTGGTCCTACGACATGCACGACCTGCCGGAACTGCTGCAACTCACGCAGCAGGGGCTGGTCGATGGCGTGGTCGTGATGGAAGTGCACCAGCACGATAAGCGCATCGCCATGCTGCGCGAGATGGGCTTCCCGTTCAGCATGATCGGGCGCAGCGACGACGCCGACGGCATGGGCTACGTGGATATCGACTTCCACCAGACCATGCAGGACGCCATCGATCACCTGGCCGGGCTGGGGCATCACACAATCGCTTTCGTGAATCAGTCCGAATCGGCGTTCAGCGCGGGTTATGGGCCGGTCGTGCGCTCGCAGGTCGCCTTCGAGCGGATCACGCAGGAACGCGGGCTGGATGGCATCACGCAGTTCTGCCGCACCGCCCCAAACGCGGGTTACAACGCCTTTAATGCCCTGATTGAAGCGCACCCGGATTTGACGGCGATCATCAGCCTGAACGAACGCGCTGTGCCGGGCATTTTGCAGGCCGTCGCGGAACGGGGATGGTCCGTGCCGGATGATTTCTCCCTGGTCGTGGTCGTTTCGGCAGCAGGTATGGCCGAAATGATCATCCCCCCCCTGACCGCGCTGGAGCCGCTGACCAACGACATGGGGCGACGCGGCGTGGAGCTTCTCATTCACCAACTCGAAGGACGGGCAGAGGCCGATCCACAGGCCCTGATCCCGTGCCGTCTCGTCGTGCGGAGCAGCACCGGGCCAAGCCCGCTGATCCCTGCCCGCCAAAGAGTGACTGTGTCTCGTTAA